The DNA window CGGCGCCACCTTCGTCACATTCTGGCTTGCCGGGGCCGATCCCGAGATGGCGCTTCGCTACGCCAATGCGGCCGGCGCCAAGGCCGTCACCAGATCCGGCCCGATGGAGGGCGCGTCGACACGCGCCGAACTCGACGCATTGATCGCCGAACAAAGGAGCTGAAGACATGGCCATGAACCCGCTCAGCGACATTTCCACCTGGCGCTTCCGTACCTCCGGCTTGCGCGGCATTCCCTCGATCTGCTCGGCCCATCCGGTGGTGATCGAGGCGGCGATGCGCCGTGCCTCCGCCCTCGGCCTGCCGGTGCTGATCGAGGCGACCTGCAATCAGGTTAACCAGGACGGCGGCTACACCGGCATGACGCCGCGGGATTTCCGGGACTTCGTCGCGGCAATCGCCAAGCGCGTCGGCTTCCCGTTCGAGAACGTCATCCTCGGCGGCGACCATCTCGGCCCCAACCCGTGGAAGAAGCTGCCGGCCACTGAGGCCATGGACAAGGCCAAGGTGATGATCGACGCCTTCGCCAAGGCCGGCTTCACCAAGCTGCATCTCGACACCTCGATGGGCTGCGCTGGAGAACCAGTGGCTCTCGCCGACGCGCTGACCGCCGAACGAGCCGCTTCGCTCGCTGCCGTCGCCGAGGCCGCGACCAAGAACGCTGTCGTCAAGCCGGTCTATATCGTCGGCACCGAAGTGCCGATCCCCGGCGGCGCCATGGAAGAGATCGAGGAGCTTGAAGTTACCAAGCCCGAGGCGGCGCGCGAGACCATCGCCGTCCACCGCGCGGCCTTCGCCAAGGCCGGCATCGCCGGTGCCTTCGAGCGCGCCGTCGGCGCCGTGGTGCAGCCCGGCGTCGAGTTCGGCAACCACAACGTCGTCGCCTTCGATGCCGAAAAGGCCGCGCGCCTCTCGGCCGTGCTCGCCGACCTCAAGGGCTTCGTGTTTGAGGCCCATTCCACCGACTACCAGACGCCGGAAGCACTGAAGGCGCTGGTCGACAACGGCTTTTCCATCCTGAAGGTCGGTCCGGCCCTGACCTTTGCGCTACGCGAAGCGCTCTACGGCCTCGACCACATCGCCGAGGTGCTGTTCGCCGGCCATCGCAAGGAGACGCTTGTCGCCACCTTCGAACGGGTGATGCTCGCCCATCCCGACAACTGGGCCAAATACTATTTCGGCACGCCCGACGAGCAGCGGCTACAGCGGCACTTCAGCTATTCCGATCGCATCCGCTACTACTGGCCGGAGCCGGAGATCGCCAAGGCGGCCGAGGAATTGCTCGCCCTGTTCGGCAACACCACAATACCCGAGACGCTGATCAGCCAGTATCTTCGCGGCGTCTACGAGGGCGTCCGGCGCGGCCGCGTCGAACCCACCGCCCATGGCCTGTCGCTCGCCATGGTCGACCTCGTCCTCGACGACTATTTCAAAGCCTGCCTCTAAAGGCAGGCAATACGGGACATGCAAATATGCAGGATGACATCATCTTCACGCTGACCGACACGGCCGGCGGGCTTGAGGTCGCCGATTGGTCGGTTACCTCCAGCGAGCTCGGAATCAAGAGCAGCACGCCGTTCGAGATCGTGAAAAAGACCCTGCGCGGCGGCCGGCAAGAAGGCAGCACGCTCATCACCATCCGGTCCGGTCGGCTCTCGGTGACGGTGATCCCTACGCGCGGCATGGGCATCCTGAGGGCGGGCCTCGACGGCATCAACTTTGGCTGGGCATCCCCGGTTGACGAAGTCGTGCATCCCTCATTCATTCGCCTTGGCGAACGCAACGGCCTCGGCTGGCTGGAAGGCTTTAACGAGCTGATGGTGCGCTGCGGCTACGAGTGGACCGGCCATCCGATCGTCGATGGTGACAAGGTTTATACGCTGCACGGCCGAGCGGGGAATACGCCGGCCTCCAAGGTCGAGGTGCGCATCTCGCGCGAGGCACCGCATCGCATCACGCTCTGTGGCCTGATCAAGGAAAAAGCGTTCAAGAACGTCGAGTTCGAAACCTGGACGGAGCTGACCGTCGTGCCCGGCGATACCGGCTTCTCGCTCGACGACCGGCTCGTCAACCGCGCCGATTACGCCCATTTCTATGAAGTGATCTACCACACCAATGTCGGTCGTCCCGTGCTGGAGGAAGGCGCCCGCGTTATCGGGCCGTTCACCCACGTCACGCCGTTCAACGACGCCGCCAAGCCGGACCTTGCCACCTGGGACCGCTATCGTGGTCCGACGCGCGATTTCGATGAGATGCTCTACGCCTGTGAGTTGGCAGCCGGTGCCGACGGGCGCACGGAAGTGGCCCTGATCAATGCCACGGAAACACTCGGCTTTTCCATTGCCTATCATATCGGAGAGATGCCGGCTTTTTCGCTGTGGAAGAACACCGATACCGACAAGCAGGGCTATGTGACCGGTCTCGAGCCGGGGTCCAACTACCCCTATCCGCTACCGGTCGAGCGGGCTGCCGGCCGGCTCAAGACATTGGAGCCGGGCGCCGAGGCCCGCTTCCGCATGCGTTTCGATCTTCTGACCGACAAGGCCGCCGTCGCGGCCTGCGCCGCTCGCATCGACAAGCTCAAGGCGGGTGTCAACGTCACCGTTCATAAAGAGCCGATCCTGCGTAGCCAGACAAAAGCCTGAAAATGACAAACCGCTAGCCGCCACCCTCTTCACGCCGACGCGTGGAGAGGGTTTCTTTTGGGGGGACGAAGACGGCCCTCAGGCCGAGGTGCGCAGCATGATCTCGGCGTTGAGCAGCACCCGCTCGTTCGGCCGCGGCTCGATATCCTGATCAAAGCGGGCATTGATCTTGTGCAGCAGCAGCT is part of the Pleomorphomonas sp. PLEO genome and encodes:
- a CDS encoding D-tagatose-bisphosphate aldolase, class II, non-catalytic subunit codes for the protein MAMNPLSDISTWRFRTSGLRGIPSICSAHPVVIEAAMRRASALGLPVLIEATCNQVNQDGGYTGMTPRDFRDFVAAIAKRVGFPFENVILGGDHLGPNPWKKLPATEAMDKAKVMIDAFAKAGFTKLHLDTSMGCAGEPVALADALTAERAASLAAVAEAATKNAVVKPVYIVGTEVPIPGGAMEEIEELEVTKPEAARETIAVHRAAFAKAGIAGAFERAVGAVVQPGVEFGNHNVVAFDAEKAARLSAVLADLKGFVFEAHSTDYQTPEALKALVDNGFSILKVGPALTFALREALYGLDHIAEVLFAGHRKETLVATFERVMLAHPDNWAKYYFGTPDEQRLQRHFSYSDRIRYYWPEPEIAKAAEELLALFGNTTIPETLISQYLRGVYEGVRRGRVEPTAHGLSLAMVDLVLDDYFKACL
- a CDS encoding aldose 1-epimerase family protein, with the translated sequence MQDDIIFTLTDTAGGLEVADWSVTSSELGIKSSTPFEIVKKTLRGGRQEGSTLITIRSGRLSVTVIPTRGMGILRAGLDGINFGWASPVDEVVHPSFIRLGERNGLGWLEGFNELMVRCGYEWTGHPIVDGDKVYTLHGRAGNTPASKVEVRISREAPHRITLCGLIKEKAFKNVEFETWTELTVVPGDTGFSLDDRLVNRADYAHFYEVIYHTNVGRPVLEEGARVIGPFTHVTPFNDAAKPDLATWDRYRGPTRDFDEMLYACELAAGADGRTEVALINATETLGFSIAYHIGEMPAFSLWKNTDTDKQGYVTGLEPGSNYPYPLPVERAAGRLKTLEPGAEARFRMRFDLLTDKAAVAACAARIDKLKAGVNVTVHKEPILRSQTKA